The window CCGGCTGGTAGTTCTGGAATATGGAAAAAGCAGAACAAACATTAcagtaagaataataataataataataataataataataataataatagtaaaaaaaataataataatagtactAATAATCACgattgaatagaaaattttataggAAACTTTTTGACATCTGTACCAAACAGTTTTACTTATTGTACAAATCGTCGAACAATGTATTCTCGATCAACTTACCCATCGACGCAGCAGAAGAGACGACTGGTTTTGTGAAAAGGATTACAGTTTCAGCATCAGCTGATGCCTTTGTTGTTTCTCCCTCCATCTCATCATCAGTAATAACGGTTCCATCGTCTGCTTCAATGTCAATTGCGTCGCCATCGATCTCATCTTCCTCACCATTCACAAATAACAGTCCTGAAATGtttgagattttgaaattcatatcCATCAATGTTCCcaaattttactgaatttgGTAGCTCTgtgcttaaaaattttttagtgccttataactttttttttcttaattaagaattaggatgaaaaaataaaataactctGACGGCAAATTGTAATCAATTTCTAGCAATAAATGTGGCATTCTTTTGTCAAGaatgtttaaaatttgaataagaaaattgagaaatggTTAGTAGGTCACAAGGTGGGTCACTGAGGATGGCATCAGCATTTTTATTTGCAAGACTGATTAGTTGATAACTTTAGACACACGTTACAGTTCAAAACGATAGTGGTAGAGTTATAGGTTGACTTTTTTCATAGCGAAACTGAATATTGCATAAACGTTGTAACATATGGATTTGAAGTGATTAGCTGCATTCGTTGATAAGCAAAAGCATTTGAcatgttaaaattgaaaagaaaatttttcgagttgCAACTGGACGGTTCGAAGACCAGGAACCTCAAATTCTATATTGGTATGAAAATTGGCAACTGGTTATGTGATGAAATGTGGAAAATTCAACGGTGAACAGAAAACTGCTCCGTATTGCGGGGAGAAATAATATACGACTAATTGAAACTTTAGGGAGCTCCAAGTTGACTGATGGTTATCAATTTACATACGGTTGACTTTCGGACGTGATTAAGAATGTTTCGTTCATGCAAACGAGAAAGGAAATACGAAATATGGGAGTGTGAAGTAAATTAGTGAAAGCAAAAACTGAGAAGTTGGACAAGAGAGAAGTATAATTATTACCGTTATTAACTGTGAGAAGTGTGGCTGGAAATGCCAACAGTatcaataaaaagaaatttttcattttgaatgtattttattagattttttcaccctcgacACGTAATTCGAATAGACACAATTTCGAGATATACTACTCTCCGGTGTTCCGGAATGGTAACTGAATACAATCTCACGTTCCGGTACCGCGTCCCCACAACAAAATCAGCTACGTGGAAGGTCAACACTTCATTCGGGAACCGACAACGTGGAACAGAATCTGTCACGCGGCATTACGACTCAAATATTAACTTGGTGGGACTACTCGAACTTTTCCGATGACGCGTCTAGGTGGCGCTGAAACATCGAACGGATCGCTAACCTTGGGATACTTCGAACCGCACgatttggttgaaaaattgggCTCTGTGCACTTATACAAAGTTAATATTTTCCTTTAATATCGTAGGAAATATATTTCTACGTAACAGATCACCCGTCAAACGTCATGAcgaaataagaaatgaaaatactgcCGCATTCGAAAAAGATCGATAAACAAATCGACTGAACTCTGCCGGTAACAAAGTACTTTGAAAACTAATTCATGCACAGGAATGAAAACAAGAACATAACCATTAGGAAACGGAGCATCGGAtgcaatggaaaaaaagaagaaggaaaaagccAGTACTTCTTGGAAAAAGCAATATCGTTCTAGGTATTTTTATACCCTACGGTTAAAAATGTCGACGACGCTAGCGCCGTTACCGCACCTCCGGGTCAGCGGTCTGTTTAAGAAGCTTTTCCTAACCAGTTGCACAGGCCTTCTTTCGCCGTGTGTGTTCACCGTGCAGAGTGGGTCACACGGACAGCTCGTGCCGAGGTTATCGGCGGTGGTGTGAAACCGAATGATTTGGTTTGGATTTTGAGATGGAAAATTAAAGCtagattattattcatatagAAAATATGTGTGTTTTGTGACAGTATATTAACGTACGGCTGAATAAAGCTATAGAAAAGTATTTTATAATCATGTGTGATCATGTCTGGGAGCCTCTAGCCGAGGTTTACATCGCTgagcaaaatcagttttctgaCCCTGATGCTTACATCTATTGTTTGTGCAGCCGAGTcttcataaagtaaataaataaaaatcagccAATATCTATTAACGACAATGTGACGAGTCCGGATTATAGCATCtagattatattattttcatttttctctacTGATCTGTACGTGCTATGTgcattatagaaaaaaaaaacgagtatATATTCTCTCACCATTATTGATTGGCACATTGACAGctgacctaacctaacctcaCCTCTGAACCTAACTCCCCTAAATTAGCCTAACCTCACCTTACCTTACCTCATGTTACTTTTCATTGCAATCATTAAATTGAGCATGACTtgtattgttaattttttgagAAGGAATCCGGAGCATTTTACGGTATTCACCACGGAAGATGCTAGCGAAGATGAAGATGTCGAGGGGGATCGTGTTGGTGAAATGTTGGACAACCAGAAACGAAACTTGGCCGATAGTCAATCGATAGGCAAACATGACGTAAGCATACAATATTATCTTTCGTATCTCATATCACATTGTTGAGTCGTAATTGACTTTTACGATCCATATCTTTTGTTCGTAATGACGTTTCTTATTGCACCGTTATCAGCAAGTAACTTTCGTCACTTCCAGTCAGCTTTCGCTTCATAAAAGTTACATGAATGACTGGTTTTGTTACGATCGTAAGTCTGCTCTGAGCAGATCTACAGTTTCGTTCCAgttatgtataatgtaattcTTATATTGATCCTTCAATGATATTAGTGGGATTATTGTGCACATGAAAAAGGTTgacagtatttttttaaacacaagTCCTAAAATTATTCACATAATATTAAACAACTGTAATGTAAGAGATTTTGGTAACAAGACCAGCtttgtttttataaaattttgaagataaaTACGACGAATACCTTGTATAAGAATCATGAGTGAGGAAATAAATTTAGCAGCTTTACTATATGTGATTACCATAGAACATAAAGGATATTCAGAACAATCTGACCAATTTTAGAATTGTTATTTTGATTAAAACCATTGATGTTGGCCTGATAAATTTCTGCTCAGCCAATGATCATGTTTGacattgatatattttatatctttgaagtaggtataaaaaaaaaaatttttttacattcccCTAGAAGAAATACAATCAATTTTAAGTTTTGTTATTCTGTAATTGATCAAGAATTTCTCGAAAAAACTACTGAAGTTCTATATATTCAATCAGGATGAGAAATGATTACGTAATCATAAAATctccaaatttcaataaataatctATAGTCAAGCAAATATGTTATTCGCAACACGCAAACACCAACTTGGAATCATGACCagagtaaaaaatgtaaataattttttgttaaataggAAGAACCGTTGAGTTGTTATTGCAGTGCTTCGCACACGGACAATAATTACTCAACAGACGAACATGATTCTGTTCGCGACTCGTCTCACCGACCACCGGCATCGTCTTTCCCCCAGAAGTTTGGTTTGCATCAGTCTGATTCGGGCGCGGATTTATCGGAATATCACGATTATCACGAAGCTAAAAGTATTCAAAACCTATTCGCAAGTTATGGTAAAACCTTCAGCAGCGGAGATGCGGACGACATCAAAGAGGATGAGAATGCATACGAGAGAATGGAGCGCAAGAGTAGAATCTTCAGAATGTACAGGGAAAGTGATGATGAAAACATGAGTTTGGGGGCTTTGCAATCTGATATGCACAATGGGTGCCAAGTTTCATCATCAAATACCAATCTCTACTGCCATTCAGAGATGAGGGATAGCCAATCGTTAAAAATGGAGGATGGGTCCGATCTCGATAAATGTCAGACCGCTAGACTGAGCAATGATTGTCCAATATCAAAAACGGATTTTAGCTCTGATCCACAAAGCAAGTGTTccaaaataatcaattcaagCAGTCAAGCGGCTGCCTTAACTGTGATAAAACGTGATAGCTCAAATTATAGAAGCGAAGTAGAGGCATTGTGGGGAAGATTCTGGGCGGAAAATGGGGAGCAGATAATTTGGGCATCTTGGATAGAGAAATATGCTGATTACATAAATCCGGATTACATGCAGCAAAACCAGCTGCCGATAAAGGGCAATTGCGCTAATGGACAGAAGCAAAAAACTGCCTCAGAAGCCTTCCCAGAGCAAAATACGTGTTTTCCAAATCAGGCTcacaaaaattgtgaaataaacCGTTCCAACTTTGAAGGAATATTCAGTAAAACCATAAACGACCCAAGCATAATGGATGTCAAATGTGTAGCAGATGATAGCaccaattttccatttcaagaTACAAACAAAATAAGCATAAACCACAACGAAGCCGATGAGAACAGAAAGAAACTGATAAACCGCGAGTTATCTCCTGACATAGAAGAAGGCTGGAATCCTCTGAGTCCGTTCAGCATGGAGGAAAGTTACAACCAACCGTCTAACATGGAAGACGAACGACTGATAACGACGTCTCGATGCAGTTCCATCAGCGAATCAATCGCCAACACAAATGCAACGACGGACTCGATGACCGACGTGACTAAAATGACCATAACCAGCTCCAGCTGTGATTCAAATTCCATTCAATCTTCCAGCTTGTTCAGTTCAACTACCAGCTCGATAGAAAGTAACATCACAAGCGGTAGCtcagaaattgaaaacgagCCCGGAATGGAAGATGCCGACAGGTATTGGCAGCAGTTGTGGAAGGAGCATTTTCAGGAACAGTACTGGCAGCAGTGCAAACTGTTCGTCGAAAGGTACGACCAGCAATTGGCGTTGCACATCGAGATCAATGTTCACCCGGAGGGAAATGATCGATCTGTAGACACAACCAATGTCGGTAAACGTTACGCGAATACCagcgaaatcgaagatttgggaaacgaaagagaagagaagctGAACTGTGACGCGCAAAGACAGGAGGAATTCATTCAGGCCAAAGAATCAAAGGATATTAATGAGAAGTTGTATCCAAATGCGATAGAGAATAAAGTAAATTccagaaagaagaaaatgatcATGGAATCCGTTGGAACGCTTATGCAAAATTTAACCATGCATTGCGATGAGACTCAACCTGCCAATGATGGCGACGCACAGGATAATTCTACAACCAAAGGCAGTGATCACAGTCAGAGCACACTGGTCAATAGTGATGTTTCTTCAACTACGCTTCAGAGTACGCCACCTGCCGACATTCTGAGAGGTTTGTCAAGCGCGAGCGATGGAGACCGGCCAAATGACGAAAAACCAACGACGTTAAAAAGATGGTGCGTCCAAATGTTATCAACAAGTAGATAATTATGTGGAAGAGGTGAAGCgagaacgatttttttcattttagcATTCTCTGCTAATGTTTCAGTCACGAAGCCGATAACGACGAATACAGCGAGGGCTTAGAGACGGTTAAAAAAGCCTTCTCCCTGATGGGCTACACGTTTAATAACGATCAACGACAGACAAAATTACAGGGTGAAGTTGTGTACAGGAAGCGCAACATTAGATTACAGAACAGACAgctcaaaattaaattcaatagATCTAGGCCAGTCAACAAGCACACATATTTTGACGACAATGGGGAGGAGGTTACAAATACTTTGGACAAGGTAAGTTCATTCTTTGCAAAGCAATTGGTACGTGCTGAAtgattttcttattcttttttttcattttgtattattACAAACAGCTGATTCTCAATGATATTTTGCAGACATCGCAAAATTTGGCATACCTTCCAACAAAGACCACCGCAGAACCGGTCTTGAAGACAAATGACAGAGGGTCTTACACAACGCTGTTTACCTCAAGTTCAGACGAAGAGTGCGATCAAAAGTTTGCATCGAAATTGCCTGTTAAACGTCTCCTGTTTAATAAACCAAGCACAAGCTCTATCGATTCAAAAATCGATATAGACGACCAAATTGTAGGCACAATCGACCAACCCGTCATACAAagttgtgagaaaattttgccCAATAGTGAAACAGTCGAATATGCAGAACTTGTCAAGGAATATGATGTCAATAATTTGGCGAATGCTGGTGAAATTCAACAATCAAATCACGAGGGCTATGATTCAATCAAAGAGACTGATAATGTTGAAGATGATGCACCAACTAAAGATTACAAcgaagataaaaatctgagTAAGAATGTTTCCATGGATGTGGACGCCAAATTTCAGGACGATGTTTTTGAGGGGAAATTTACCGATGACGATATTGCTAAAAggatacaaaaaaagaaaaaacgaaagcaGAACAAACGTAACATTTGTCTTCCTCCCGAAGTTGCCGGTGACAGAACATTGATGAAGTATTGGGTTAAACGATATCGTTTGTTCACCAAATTTGATCAGGGTATCAAACTGGATAGTGGTGAGTAATTTTCTGAAGCAAAAAACTGCGGTTGTATTAGCAATTAATTTGAACATTTCCGTTTGTTGCAGAAAGCTGGTTTTCCGTCACGCCGGAAAAAATCGCTCAACATATAGCCGAAAGATGCAGGTGTGACACGATCATAGATGCTTTCTGCGGAGCAGGAGGAAATGCTATCCAATTTGCCTTAACTTGTGAAAGAGGTACGGAGACACTCGGTGTTCGAtacttttatcaaaattaacaaCTGCCGATATGGGATATGCAAAGCTGATTTTAAGTATATTTCAGTAATCGCGATAGACATCGATCCAATGAAGATACAGCTTGCTCGTCACAACGCGAAAATTTACGGCGTCGAGAAAAGAATAGAGTTTATCGTTGGTGATTATTTGCAACTTGCTCCAAAGCTGTTTGCCGACGTCGTGTTTCTTAGTCCTCCATGGGGGGGTCCGAAATATTTAATGGATGAAACATtcgacattgaaaaaatattggcaCCACTTGGCGGAACGGCATTGTACAATACATCAAAAAGCATAACTGAGCATGTAGCTTATTTTTTGCCTAAGAATGTTGACACCATGCAGGTAAGAATCGTTCAATAAATCACCCGTCAATTGTCAGTCAGTTTCTTATGCGGTGTGTTTCGTCTTGCCAGCTTGCAATGTTAGCCGGTCCAGGAGGCGCCGTAGAAAtggaacaaaattttcttgaCAAACAGCTGATAGCCTTAACTGCTTACTACGGTGAATTGATTaaggaataaaagaaaatgtgatAACACCGGATTTGTGTATCAGGAGACACtatttaaaacaattatctatTGTTTTAAGTATCGTCAAAACGCCTTCATGTGGTTTGTAAAAAGTATTCTCTACCCATATCTTGAAAAACTTTAATATGTGATTTCGGTCGAAGGAAGAATGATTATATCTGCAACTTTAATTCGTATCGCTTTACATAGTAAGTACGTTACGTTTGAGTCACGAATTGCTCTCCAACTTTTATAATAGAATTCAGcacaaaataatcaatttgacatAGGATCGTCGTCTTCTACCTGAATAATGTAGCAGTTCTGATTGCTAAGTGTGAGATTCACAGATTTATTCCAAGGAAAATTGCTTCCTTCTGAAATTCGAGactcatttttttaattccttttTAACAACTTGATTTTTTATCCTCAGTTTAGGAAGAGCCGAGAATCGAGGAGATTAAGCACAAAGATTCCGAACAATCCTTAAtacctttcctttttttacgAATTGAGTTACCTCTGAAACTGACAGTATATTTGATCGCGTTAGGGgttcttttttatattaaatatttggATCAACGATTGGATTTGTTTTATATTATGGCTAATTACAATATGTcttcaaattaaatttgaagttggttaaaattttttaagagtGAAAAGTATAGGGAAATTAAGTGTGATGGAAATATTTCCGAAAAAGTGACCAAAATATAGATTAACTTCACTTCATTTTGTATCACCAAGAATCTGAACTGAACCAATGTTTCgctttaaatattttctattatgCTGCCATTACAAACGGATCggtgttttttatttgtatctacattacaaaaatttttttctcactcaaATATAAGTTGTCTAATTGTGAGATGAGTTACTGAAGATTAGTGATCAATTTAAACGATTAACCTTATCGAAGTTTTAGTTACAGATTTCTACGAAAATTGAATGCTACAGTTTACTATCTATAATGTGCGCATACAGTATTTAATTCGCATAATAAGTGTGATTACGTTGACGCAATCACGAATTTCAGTTAcacattgaaagaaaatatttccaatttgaaTGCGGCACAAAGAGAAACTACCGAGTTTAAGAAAATTCACTCGATAAACACTCATATTTTATGCATTTAAGACTAATATAATCTAGTTCtattgtattatacgtattgtTTGCACTGTCAGGTTATTTAAAaacaagaataagaaaaaaaaaaaaacagtactagaaaaaactaaatgtaacgaaaaatatgaaagaaaaagatacgAATGTGCCTACTATTTTGGTTTGTATCATATTGACTCTTCTTTACATATTGTTCTATTCAAATAaagctgaattttcattttcagatcAAATTGTAACTATGCAGTTGTAATTGTATATCAATAATCCGCCTCTCCCTGATATAACTATTGTATAACGATGTACAGAataaatgtacatacattcaaACTTCTCAAAAGATAGCCCGCTTTCATCAACCTCTGGAACGTGTCCGGattttgtgataaaatttcCGCGTATACATATGAACGCAACTTACTCTCTTGAGTCAGACATGGACACCATTTTCATATGTTTTCATTAcgaatcggtaaaaaaaaatccgaatgATTAATTAAGTAGACGAATATTATTGGTATATAcctttaataaaaatatgtccACAGAAAATAAGTCTGCAAGTCGATGTGTCAATACATTTTTAGATAGCTAAAATTGAATGTGAATCGACATTAACGAGCGTGTAtcaaattgaattataaaataaatgaatttgaattcaTGAAATGTCAAAAACTAACGTATCGTTCAAAGTCCAAGTTGTTCGCATACCCAAAGAGAAAAACGTATCACGTATAAATTCGAGGAAATCTAcactaattatattttttaagagGAATGACCATTACCCTTTTTATCCATGATCTGCCCCGCATTTATCGCCAACATTACTTCCCCCCTACGGTTACAAATATAATTGTGATTAGtaaggaattattattattattccgtAATATAGCACGCGACTATGCATCGGTGAGTGCGACCAATTGTAACCGACGATACGTGAGATATATTTGTAAAAGTATCCTTGAAAGCGCGAGAAAAACGGCGGGAAATGCGTTTTAAATACTTTGAGAACCCCTGAGACATCGGAGCTAATCTCCCAATAGCAGCATTGCCGTTCATCACTTGTTTCGATGGTTCTCAAACCATCTCGGACGTATGCCGATACCAACAATTTATACCGCGGGCGTTTCTTAAACGTGATTTTCTTGTTTATAGAATGTATTACGGAAGGCAACTTTAGCGTAACCTTAAATAAATCGGAATTCGTTGGGACGTTTTACCACTGCTTGTGAATGCAACTGCTTGCCAGGGCGACCAGCTGTCAAAATGTTTGAGGTTAcatttatgacggttggtcgCCCTGGCAAACAGTTGCTCTCGGATTGCAGCGCGTGCGCATTAACTTTTTGCAGACGACGAATcatgcagtcgttaggaattcactcgCTATAACAATTAGGGTACGCCTTTCGGGTCagtttatataattttttttcgatttccaCACCCTTTCAGACCTCTGCCACAAGTGCGAATGGAATGGTCGTAGGGATTGAATTCAAGCAAGTTCCTGATAATAAAGTGCAGCTTCGATCGTTAATTGTAATACCACCGgtagtaaaatatatacagcAGTAAATGAGAAAAAGGAGAGGAAACAGGATTGACATCACACGCTTATCTGATTTCGCGCCTTACGTTATCGTACTCGTAAATTAATTGTGAGTACACAaatacgaatctgaaattaaAACTGATATGTGCACAAATGTGCAGAatgtaaaagaaattaaaatgtgCTCTACTATAgagcaaatatttgaaagtttaCGCAATAAAAGTACCTATTACAAAACACCAAGTCTTCCAAAGTTTGCTTTTTCTTTACTAACActgattgataatttttacttcaattaTAAGTTTTGTTAGAGTATCGCAATGTTGCAAAGTGGAAATAATTCACGTTTCTCGAGTCAACACATGAGGTAAATAACCGAATCACTTCAACAAATCTAAGTTGGCACTGTactgaatatacaaataaaaaagagtTTTACTcagattattattacaatcatCCTCTCCACAAAAAACACCGAGCGGTTTATCTTTTTtccttataaaatttcaacgttcGTTAATCGCTGCGAAGATTGATCCCTGACATTGCTCGACACGTTAATTAAAATTCTAGGAATTAGTCGATCTGATTCGATTCATTCGCAGTTCTAGTAAATCCAACGAAACCAGAATATGACACAAATCAGTTACAACCGTAAACAGATTTATGTACTACACATACAAATACTCAACAGCGATGTGAATCCGTCGGGTATGTTTCACTGACTGATCCCGCGGGTTTCTAGATTATTCTAGAGTCCGTCTTTTATCTGACGGTGGCGTCGTCTATCGGAAAATCAGTGAACCAGAAAGAGCGCAAAATGTTCAACGGGTTGCGTGTAGTTGGGAGCACATTTCTGTGGCTTTAATTTCGGGCATTTTCCTTGCTGTCGCAAAATATACTGGACATAGCGTTTcgggaatttttaattttcgcagGATTCTTTGGATTCAAATATTTCGCTCTACttgattcatttatttctatattttttcttttgtcgaACAAATACTTATATATGTTGCACTTAAAACGCAGTGATTATGGGCCCGTCAACTTCTCCATTTAACTCTTAGGGTGTTAAACATTTATACTTACTTACACAGCATTGTGGGTAGtgttaaaatttaaatcatcaCGCTGTATTAGCTCGCTTTTATTTTGCATTTGATAACaattatatagatatatatagataatttaataatcatACAGCAACTACTTTTACGAACAGAATAATTGAAGTTACTGCAGAAGCGTTGCAGCGCCACAATTCCGATGCTGCATAAAGAGAGTGAAAGttggaaaggaaaagaagagagcacaatttatttttccaatataCATTAACCTATCATGATGCGATCGCGATAAAAATCGGCATGTCTCAATTTCGCATTATTCGCACATCGCTTGTCTGTAGGTATTTCTCTGTTTACATGAGATCCTCCCGCTTTTCTCCAATCTGAAACAGAATTGCCCCGTTCACActactgagaaaaaaaggatCAGCACCTGTTTctggtgacaaaaaaaaaaaaaaaaaaaatgttcccaCCTTTGAGACGTCTTTTGCAGTAACGCGAGAATGAGGTTCTGCTGGTTCTGAGGCTTAACGAGTCCGAAGGGACTGTCCCGCTTTCCGAAACCGATTGCAGTAGACAAATACTCGGGCTTGAAGCCACGGATTTCTCTCGGCTTGGTACGATGCTTGACGTAATGATTGTAGCTGCGCGAGCATCTTGTACCTTCTGTGAATAGCAGCCCCACCGTtgctataattattacaacatCGGAGCGCATTTTCCCCTGAAATTGTAatagagaaaaacgaaaaacaaaaaaaaaaaaaaaaaaacaaaacgtaaaggtgaaaaattgcgTTAATGTAATTCGTTTGCGATGCCTGTCctgaattttgatttattttttaccgtatACACTAATTCGCCAAAACAACGACCTTTATTTTGCCCGTGAAATTCAGTTGGTTGTTGT is drawn from Neodiprion fabricii isolate iyNeoFabr1 chromosome 3, iyNeoFabr1.1, whole genome shotgun sequence and contains these coding sequences:
- the LOC124178082 gene encoding uncharacterized protein LOC124178082 isoform X3 — its product is MCDHVWEPLAEVYIAEQNQFSDPDAYIYCLCSRVFIKRNPEHFTVFTTEDASEDEDVEGDRVGEMLDNQKRNLADSQSIGKHDEEPLSCYCSASHTDNNYSTDEHDSVRDSSHRPPASSFPQKFGLHQSDSGADLSEYHDYHEAKSIQNLFASYGKTFSSGDADDIKEDENAYERMERKSRIFRMYRESDDENMSLGALQSDMHNGCQVSSSNTNLYCHSEMRDSQSLKMEDGSDLDKCQTARLSNDCPISKTDFSSDPQSKCSKIINSSSQAAALTVIKRDSSNYRSEVEALWGRFWAENGEQIIWASWIEKYADYINPDYMQQNQLPIKGNCANGQKQKTASEAFPEQNTCFPNQAHKNCEINRSNFEGIFSKTINDPSIMDVKCVADDSTNFPFQDTNKISINHNEADENRKKLINRELSPDIEEGWNPLSPFSMEESYNQPSNMEDERLITTSRCSSISESIANTNATTDSMTDVTKMTITSSSCDSNSIQSSSLFSSTTSSIESNITSGSSEIENEPGMEDADRYWQQLWKEHFQEQYWQQCKLFVERYDQQLALHIEINVHPEGNDRSVDTTNVGKRYANTSEIEDLGNEREEKLNCDAQRQEEFIQAKESKDINEKLYPNAIENKVNSRKKKMIMESVGTLMQNLTMHCDETQPANDGDAQDNSTTKGSDHSQSTLVNSDVSSTTLQSTPPADILRGLSSASDGDRPNDEKPTTLKRCHEADNDEYSEGLETVKKAFSLMGYTFNNDQRQTKLQGEVVYRKRNIRLQNRQLKIKFNRSRPVNKHTYFDDNGEEVTNTLDKTSQNLAYLPTKTTAEPVLKTNDRGSYTTLFTSSSDEECDQKFASKLPVKRLLFNKPSTSSIDSKIDIDDQIVGTIDQPVIQSCEKILPNSETVEYAELVKEYDVNNLANAGEIQQSNHEGYDSIKETDNVEDDAPTKDYNEDKNLSKNVSMDVDAKFQDDVFEGKFTDDDIAKRIQKKKKRKQNKRNICLPPEVAGDRTLMKYWVKRYRLFTKFDQGIKLDSESWFSVTPEKIAQHIAERCRCDTIIDAFCGAGGNAIQFALTCERVYFSNRDRHRSNEDTACSSQRENLRRREKNRVYRW
- the LOC124178082 gene encoding trimethylguanosine synthase isoform X2, whose translation is MCDHVWEPLAEVYIAEQNQFSDPDAYIYCLCSRVFIKNPEHFTVFTTEDASEDEDVEGDRVGEMLDNQKRNLADSQSIGKHDEEPLSCYCSASHTDNNYSTDEHDSVRDSSHRPPASSFPQKFGLHQSDSGADLSEYHDYHEAKSIQNLFASYGKTFSSGDADDIKEDENAYERMERKSRIFRMYRESDDENMSLGALQSDMHNGCQVSSSNTNLYCHSEMRDSQSLKMEDGSDLDKCQTARLSNDCPISKTDFSSDPQSKCSKIINSSSQAAALTVIKRDSSNYRSEVEALWGRFWAENGEQIIWASWIEKYADYINPDYMQQNQLPIKGNCANGQKQKTASEAFPEQNTCFPNQAHKNCEINRSNFEGIFSKTINDPSIMDVKCVADDSTNFPFQDTNKISINHNEADENRKKLINRELSPDIEEGWNPLSPFSMEESYNQPSNMEDERLITTSRCSSISESIANTNATTDSMTDVTKMTITSSSCDSNSIQSSSLFSSTTSSIESNITSGSSEIENEPGMEDADRYWQQLWKEHFQEQYWQQCKLFVERYDQQLALHIEINVHPEGNDRSVDTTNVGKRYANTSEIEDLGNEREEKLNCDAQRQEEFIQAKESKDINEKLYPNAIENKVNSRKKKMIMESVGTLMQNLTMHCDETQPANDGDAQDNSTTKGSDHSQSTLVNSDVSSTTLQSTPPADILRGLSSASDGDRPNDEKPTTLKRCHEADNDEYSEGLETVKKAFSLMGYTFNNDQRQTKLQGEVVYRKRNIRLQNRQLKIKFNRSRPVNKHTYFDDNGEEVTNTLDKTSQNLAYLPTKTTAEPVLKTNDRGSYTTLFTSSSDEECDQKFASKLPVKRLLFNKPSTSSIDSKIDIDDQIVGTIDQPVIQSCEKILPNSETVEYAELVKEYDVNNLANAGEIQQSNHEGYDSIKETDNVEDDAPTKDYNEDKNLSKNVSMDVDAKFQDDVFEGKFTDDDIAKRIQKKKKRKQNKRNICLPPEVAGDRTLMKYWVKRYRLFTKFDQGIKLDSESWFSVTPEKIAQHIAERCRCDTIIDAFCGAGGNAIQFALTCERVIAIDIDPMKIQLARHNAKIYGVEKRIEFIVGDYLQLAPKLFADVVFLSPPWGGPKYLMDETFDIEKILAPLGGTALYNTSKSITEHVAYFLPKNVDTMQLAMLAGPGGAVEMEQNFLDKQLIALTAYYGELIKE
- the LOC124178082 gene encoding trimethylguanosine synthase isoform X1, which produces MCDHVWEPLAEVYIAEQNQFSDPDAYIYCLCSRVFIKRNPEHFTVFTTEDASEDEDVEGDRVGEMLDNQKRNLADSQSIGKHDEEPLSCYCSASHTDNNYSTDEHDSVRDSSHRPPASSFPQKFGLHQSDSGADLSEYHDYHEAKSIQNLFASYGKTFSSGDADDIKEDENAYERMERKSRIFRMYRESDDENMSLGALQSDMHNGCQVSSSNTNLYCHSEMRDSQSLKMEDGSDLDKCQTARLSNDCPISKTDFSSDPQSKCSKIINSSSQAAALTVIKRDSSNYRSEVEALWGRFWAENGEQIIWASWIEKYADYINPDYMQQNQLPIKGNCANGQKQKTASEAFPEQNTCFPNQAHKNCEINRSNFEGIFSKTINDPSIMDVKCVADDSTNFPFQDTNKISINHNEADENRKKLINRELSPDIEEGWNPLSPFSMEESYNQPSNMEDERLITTSRCSSISESIANTNATTDSMTDVTKMTITSSSCDSNSIQSSSLFSSTTSSIESNITSGSSEIENEPGMEDADRYWQQLWKEHFQEQYWQQCKLFVERYDQQLALHIEINVHPEGNDRSVDTTNVGKRYANTSEIEDLGNEREEKLNCDAQRQEEFIQAKESKDINEKLYPNAIENKVNSRKKKMIMESVGTLMQNLTMHCDETQPANDGDAQDNSTTKGSDHSQSTLVNSDVSSTTLQSTPPADILRGLSSASDGDRPNDEKPTTLKRCHEADNDEYSEGLETVKKAFSLMGYTFNNDQRQTKLQGEVVYRKRNIRLQNRQLKIKFNRSRPVNKHTYFDDNGEEVTNTLDKTSQNLAYLPTKTTAEPVLKTNDRGSYTTLFTSSSDEECDQKFASKLPVKRLLFNKPSTSSIDSKIDIDDQIVGTIDQPVIQSCEKILPNSETVEYAELVKEYDVNNLANAGEIQQSNHEGYDSIKETDNVEDDAPTKDYNEDKNLSKNVSMDVDAKFQDDVFEGKFTDDDIAKRIQKKKKRKQNKRNICLPPEVAGDRTLMKYWVKRYRLFTKFDQGIKLDSESWFSVTPEKIAQHIAERCRCDTIIDAFCGAGGNAIQFALTCERVIAIDIDPMKIQLARHNAKIYGVEKRIEFIVGDYLQLAPKLFADVVFLSPPWGGPKYLMDETFDIEKILAPLGGTALYNTSKSITEHVAYFLPKNVDTMQLAMLAGPGGAVEMEQNFLDKQLIALTAYYGELIKE